One region of Malania oleifera isolate guangnan ecotype guangnan chromosome 6, ASM2987363v1, whole genome shotgun sequence genomic DNA includes:
- the LOC131158056 gene encoding E3 ubiquitin-protein ligase RSL1 isoform X1: MAQESASALVVDDFYFSILIDDESESPIFPVSDAKYAEELQLQEALMASAVATQIASSKIIMTEAGSVSIPKPIEIVMLDPETVGFAEEIGEPSRSPCEICAERKESDEMFRNGACTHAVCSECIGRHIDVKIKESKAVSVTCPGLNCEAMLELEACQSVIPGEVVARWNDALCEALILASQKFYCPYRDCSTLLVREGEEAIREAECPICRRLFCAQCWVPWHGELGCEEYQRLNEDEKGRGDLMLRELAKQQSWNRCPHCRFYVEKTEGCLHITCRCGFQFCYGCGSQWSSSHGGCQGMLGD, translated from the exons ATGGCCCAAGAATCAGCATCTGCTCTCGTCGTCGACGATTTCTACTTCTCTATCCTCATCGACGACGAATCCGAATCCCCGATTTTTCCAGTCTCCGATGCCAAATACGCCGAAGAATTGCAGCTCCAGGAAGCGCTGATGGCCTCCGCCGTCGCTACCCAAATCGCAAGCAGCAAGATCATCATGACCGAAGCAGGCTCCGTCTCGATTCCGAAACCGATCGAGATCGTGATGTTGGATCCAGAAACCGTTGGCTTTGCGGAAGAAATAGGCGAACCGTCGCGGAGCCCATGCGAGATCTGCGCCGAGCGGAAAGAGAGCGACGAGATGTTCCGGAACGGCGCTTGCACCCACGCCGTCTGCTCCGAGTGCATCGGCCGGCACATCGACGTGAAGATCAAGGAGAGCAAGGCGGTTTCGGTGACGTGCCCGGGGCTGAACTGCGAGGCAATGTTGGAGTTGGAGGCGTGCCAGTCCGTGATTCCGGGGGAGGTGGTGGCGCGTTGGAACGACGCGCTCTGCGAGGCTCTGATTCTGGCGTCGCAGAAGTTCTACTGCCCGTACAGGGACTGTTCGACGCTGCTGGTGAGGGAAGGGGAGGAGGCGATAAGGGAAGCGGAGTGTCCGATTTGCCGGCGACTGTTCTGTGCGCAGTGTTGGGTGCCGTGGCACGGCGAGTTGGGGTGCGAGGAGTACCAGAGGCTGAACGAGGACGAGAAGGGGAGGGGAGATCTGATGTTGAGGGAGCTTGCGAAGCAGCAGAGCTGGAACAGGTGCCCCCACTGCAGGTTTTATGTGGAGAAGACGGAAGGTTGTCTGCACATCACTTGCAG GTGTGGATTTCAGTTTTGCTATGGATGTGGATCCCAATGGAGTTCTAGTCATGGTGGATGCCAAGGAATGTTGGGAGACTAG
- the LOC131158056 gene encoding E3 ubiquitin-protein ligase RSL1 isoform X2 — protein sequence MAQESASALVVDDFYFSILIDDESESPIFPVSDAKYAEELQLQEALMASAVATQIASSKIIMTEAGSVSIPKPIEIVMLDPETVGFAEEIGEPSRSPCEICAERKESDEMFRNGACTHAVCSECIGRHIDVKIKESKAVSVTCPGLNCEAMLELEACQSVIPGEVVARWNDALCEALILASQKFYCPYRDCSTLLVREGEEAIREAECPICRRLFCAQCWVPWHGELGCEEYQRLNEDEKGRGDLMLRELAKQQSWNRCPHCRFYVEKTEGCLHITCRCHAKYNSDQNSAVKRGWDRRFYLE from the exons ATGGCCCAAGAATCAGCATCTGCTCTCGTCGTCGACGATTTCTACTTCTCTATCCTCATCGACGACGAATCCGAATCCCCGATTTTTCCAGTCTCCGATGCCAAATACGCCGAAGAATTGCAGCTCCAGGAAGCGCTGATGGCCTCCGCCGTCGCTACCCAAATCGCAAGCAGCAAGATCATCATGACCGAAGCAGGCTCCGTCTCGATTCCGAAACCGATCGAGATCGTGATGTTGGATCCAGAAACCGTTGGCTTTGCGGAAGAAATAGGCGAACCGTCGCGGAGCCCATGCGAGATCTGCGCCGAGCGGAAAGAGAGCGACGAGATGTTCCGGAACGGCGCTTGCACCCACGCCGTCTGCTCCGAGTGCATCGGCCGGCACATCGACGTGAAGATCAAGGAGAGCAAGGCGGTTTCGGTGACGTGCCCGGGGCTGAACTGCGAGGCAATGTTGGAGTTGGAGGCGTGCCAGTCCGTGATTCCGGGGGAGGTGGTGGCGCGTTGGAACGACGCGCTCTGCGAGGCTCTGATTCTGGCGTCGCAGAAGTTCTACTGCCCGTACAGGGACTGTTCGACGCTGCTGGTGAGGGAAGGGGAGGAGGCGATAAGGGAAGCGGAGTGTCCGATTTGCCGGCGACTGTTCTGTGCGCAGTGTTGGGTGCCGTGGCACGGCGAGTTGGGGTGCGAGGAGTACCAGAGGCTGAACGAGGACGAGAAGGGGAGGGGAGATCTGATGTTGAGGGAGCTTGCGAAGCAGCAGAGCTGGAACAGGTGCCCCCACTGCAGGTTTTATGTGGAGAAGACGGAAGGTTGTCTGCACATCACTTGCAG atgccatgcGAAGTATAACAGTGATCAGAATAGCGCagtgaagcgtgggtgggatagaaggttttatttagaatag